One segment of Phaeacidiphilus oryzae TH49 DNA contains the following:
- a CDS encoding DeoR/GlpR family DNA-binding transcription regulator, with protein sequence MGVGNLLARRRQSAILAEIRTIGSVRVAELSARYRVSEMTIRRDLAALARQGLVEKVHGGALLSGSGTGAGRAVEPGFEAKSSWAPAAKEEIARAAAALAVPGSAVALSAGTTTRALARHLAGVPRLTVVTNSVRVAEALEEEAGRRPEGDGATVVLTGGVRTPSDALVGPIAELALHELHVDLLFTGCHGIDPSAGLTTPNLAEAETNRALVGCAGRVVAVADHSKWGVVSLSSFVSLSGVDTLVTDADLAEPARRAARDHVRRLIVADADPARGG encoded by the coding sequence TTGGGGGTGGGGAATTTGCTCGCCAGAAGGCGCCAATCCGCGATCCTCGCGGAGATCCGCACGATCGGCAGTGTGCGCGTGGCCGAGCTCTCCGCCCGCTACCGGGTCTCGGAGATGACGATCCGCCGGGACCTGGCGGCGCTCGCCCGGCAGGGGCTGGTGGAGAAGGTGCACGGCGGCGCGCTCCTCTCCGGTTCGGGGACCGGGGCCGGGCGGGCGGTCGAGCCCGGCTTCGAGGCCAAGTCCTCCTGGGCGCCGGCCGCCAAGGAGGAGATCGCGCGGGCCGCCGCGGCGCTCGCCGTCCCCGGCAGCGCGGTCGCGCTCTCCGCGGGCACCACCACCCGGGCGCTGGCCCGCCACCTGGCGGGGGTGCCGCGGCTCACCGTGGTGACCAACTCGGTGCGGGTCGCCGAGGCGCTGGAGGAGGAGGCCGGCCGTCGTCCGGAGGGGGACGGGGCGACGGTGGTCCTCACCGGCGGTGTCCGGACCCCGTCGGACGCACTGGTCGGCCCGATCGCCGAACTGGCCCTCCACGAGCTGCACGTCGACCTCCTCTTCACCGGCTGCCACGGGATCGACCCGTCGGCCGGCCTGACCACCCCCAACCTCGCCGAGGCGGAGACCAACCGGGCGCTGGTCGGCTGCGCCGGGCGGGTGGTGGCGGTGGCCGACCACAGCAAGTGGGGTGTGGTGAGCCTCAGCTCGTTCGTGTCGCTGTCCGGCGTGGACACCCTGGTCACCGACGCGGACCTGGCGGAGCCGGCGCGCCGCGCGGCGCGCGACCACGTCCGCCGGCTGATCGTCGCCGACGCGGACCCGGCCCGTGGGGGCTGA
- a CDS encoding LolA family protein, which yields MLLPAGVAAVGIVGVGLVPALAASASPSLPTLTPQQLVAKVMAAKQQTLSGTVQSSSDLGVPAQILDQLPSSAASGSGGGLSPRAAMTALLSGTHTFQVAVDGPAHRAKLVAPDLPGGQEVLVRNGSQAWVYDGAKNTATHLTGLSTKSDPADRTAAGLAGMTPQQAADKALRQLGPTTDVSVAGATRVAGRNAYQLVLKPKGAGSTVSEVRIAVDAATFTPLQVQADSTDGGDPIVDVRFTTVDFGTPAAAAFDYAPPKGAKVVTHDASAGVQPNHKGALTPGQKKALHLKGVPGRPGAAGSGAAGLPGLSGGSERTIGSGWTTVVEFTAPKAAKSGSAHTGSSSAPSALGGLGSLKSLGKSVPGGTLFSTRVVNVLIADNGTVYAGAVTPTVLEHDAGH from the coding sequence GTGCTGCTGCCCGCGGGCGTCGCCGCGGTCGGCATCGTGGGGGTGGGCCTGGTGCCCGCGCTCGCCGCGTCCGCCAGCCCGTCCCTGCCGACCCTGACGCCGCAGCAGCTGGTGGCCAAGGTCATGGCGGCGAAGCAGCAGACGCTCAGCGGCACCGTGCAGAGCAGCAGCGACCTGGGCGTTCCGGCCCAGATCCTGGACCAGCTGCCCAGCTCCGCGGCCTCCGGCAGCGGCGGCGGGCTCTCCCCGCGGGCCGCGATGACCGCGCTGCTCTCCGGCACCCACACCTTCCAGGTGGCAGTGGACGGCCCGGCGCACCGGGCGAAGCTGGTCGCCCCCGACCTCCCCGGCGGGCAGGAGGTGCTGGTCCGCAACGGCTCCCAGGCCTGGGTGTACGACGGCGCGAAGAACACCGCCACCCACCTCACCGGTCTCAGCACCAAGAGCGACCCCGCCGACCGGACGGCGGCCGGCCTGGCCGGCATGACCCCCCAGCAGGCGGCCGACAAGGCGCTGCGGCAGCTGGGCCCGACGACCGACGTGTCCGTCGCCGGGGCGACCCGGGTGGCCGGGCGGAACGCGTACCAGCTGGTGCTGAAGCCCAAGGGCGCCGGCTCCACGGTCAGCGAGGTGCGGATCGCGGTGGACGCGGCCACCTTCACCCCGCTGCAGGTGCAGGCCGACTCGACGGACGGCGGGGACCCGATCGTCGACGTCCGCTTCACCACGGTCGACTTCGGCACCCCGGCGGCGGCCGCCTTCGACTACGCCCCGCCGAAGGGCGCCAAGGTGGTCACCCACGACGCCTCGGCCGGCGTGCAGCCGAACCACAAGGGCGCGCTGACCCCGGGCCAGAAGAAGGCCCTCCACCTCAAGGGCGTGCCGGGGCGCCCCGGCGCCGCCGGCTCGGGCGCGGCCGGGCTGCCCGGGCTCTCCGGGGGCTCCGAGAGGACGATCGGCTCGGGCTGGACCACGGTGGTGGAGTTCACCGCTCCGAAGGCCGCGAAGTCCGGCTCCGCCCACACGGGTTCGTCCTCGGCCCCGTCCGCGCTCGGCGGGCTGGGCTCGCTGAAGAGCCTCGGCAAGTCCGTCCCCGGTGGGACGCTCTTCTCCACCCGGGTGGTCAACGTGCTGATCGCCGACAACGGCACGGTCTACGCGGGAGCCGTCACGCCGACCGTCCTGGAGCATGACGCCGGTCACTGA
- a CDS encoding 2-oxoacid:acceptor oxidoreductase subunit alpha: protein MTSQVEQTEATAEDAAAPTRGAGATTAAGKAKEVRRLDRVIIRFAGDSGDGMQLTGDRFTSETASFGNDLSTLPNFPAEIRAPAGTLPGVSSFQLHFADHDILTPGDAPHVLVAMNPAALKANLPDLPSGAEIIVNTDEFTKRALSKVGYGADPLGDGSLDGYRLHKVPLTTLTVEALKDSGLARKDAERAKNMFALGLLSWMYNRPTEGTESFLRQKFAKKTDIAEANVRAFQAGWNFGETTEDFAVSYEVEPAKEAFPAGTYRNISGNVALAYGLIAASQRSGLPLYLGSYPITPASDVLHELSKHKNFGVRTFQAEDEIAGIGAALGAAFGGSLAVTTTSGPGVALKSETIGLAVSLELPLLVVDIQRGGPSTGLPTKTEQADLLQAMFGRNGEAPVPIVAPATPAECFSAALEAARIALTYRTPVFLLSDGYLANGSEPWRIPDVASLPDLGVEFATEPNREDGSFWPYLRDEETLARPWAVPGTPGLEHRIGGIEKQDGTGNISYDPDNHERMVRLRQAKVDGIAKTVKPIAVDDPSEDARLLVLGWGSTYGPIAAAVRRVRDAGGRVAQAHLRHLNPFPANLGELLKSYDRVLVPEMNMGQLALLIRGRYLVDARSFTQVRGLPFKAEQLADAIKAELEETDRV, encoded by the coding sequence GTTCGCGGGGGACTCCGGTGACGGCATGCAGCTCACCGGTGACCGGTTCACATCGGAGACGGCGTCGTTCGGCAACGACCTGTCGACCCTCCCCAACTTCCCGGCCGAGATCCGGGCCCCAGCCGGCACCCTCCCGGGCGTGTCGTCGTTCCAGCTGCACTTCGCCGACCACGACATCCTGACCCCGGGGGACGCCCCCCACGTGCTGGTGGCGATGAACCCGGCCGCCCTCAAGGCGAACCTGCCGGACCTGCCGTCCGGCGCCGAGATCATCGTGAACACCGACGAGTTCACCAAGCGCGCGCTGTCCAAGGTCGGCTACGGCGCCGACCCGCTGGGCGACGGCTCGCTGGACGGCTACCGGCTGCACAAGGTGCCGCTGACCACCCTGACCGTCGAGGCGCTGAAGGACTCGGGCCTGGCCCGCAAGGACGCCGAGCGGGCCAAGAACATGTTCGCGCTGGGCCTGCTGTCCTGGATGTACAACCGGCCGACCGAGGGCACGGAGTCCTTCCTGCGGCAGAAGTTCGCCAAGAAGACCGACATCGCCGAGGCCAACGTCCGGGCGTTCCAGGCGGGTTGGAACTTCGGCGAGACCACGGAGGACTTCGCGGTCTCGTACGAGGTGGAGCCGGCCAAGGAGGCCTTCCCGGCCGGCACCTACCGCAACATCTCCGGCAACGTGGCCCTGGCCTACGGCCTGATCGCGGCCTCCCAGCGCTCGGGGCTGCCGCTGTACCTCGGCTCGTACCCGATCACCCCGGCCTCGGACGTGCTCCACGAGCTGTCCAAGCACAAGAACTTCGGGGTGCGGACCTTCCAGGCGGAGGACGAGATCGCCGGGATCGGGGCCGCGCTGGGCGCGGCCTTCGGCGGTTCCCTGGCCGTGACGACGACCTCGGGGCCCGGTGTGGCGCTGAAGTCGGAGACCATCGGGCTGGCCGTGTCGCTCGAGCTGCCGCTGCTGGTGGTGGACATCCAGCGCGGCGGCCCCTCGACGGGCCTGCCGACCAAGACCGAGCAGGCGGACCTGCTGCAGGCGATGTTCGGGCGCAACGGCGAGGCGCCGGTGCCGATCGTCGCCCCGGCGACGCCCGCCGAGTGCTTCTCGGCGGCGCTGGAGGCCGCGCGGATCGCCCTGACCTACCGGACGCCGGTCTTCCTCCTGTCGGACGGGTACCTGGCGAACGGCTCGGAGCCGTGGCGGATCCCTGACGTGGCGTCACTTCCCGACCTCGGCGTGGAGTTCGCGACCGAGCCGAACCGCGAGGACGGCTCGTTCTGGCCGTATCTGCGCGACGAGGAGACGCTGGCCCGTCCGTGGGCGGTGCCCGGCACGCCGGGACTCGAGCACCGGATCGGCGGTATCGAGAAGCAGGACGGCACCGGGAACATCTCCTACGACCCGGACAACCACGAGAGGATGGTCCGGCTCCGGCAGGCCAAGGTGGACGGCATCGCGAAGACGGTGAAGCCGATCGCGGTCGATGATCCGAGCGAGGACGCCAGGCTTCTGGTGCTGGGCTGGGGCTCGACCTACGGGCCGATCGCGGCGGCGGTGCGCCGGGTGCGGGACGCCGGCGGCCGGGTGGCCCAGGCGCACCTGCGGCACCTCAACCCGTTCCCGGCCAACCTCGGCGAGCTGCTGAAGTCCTATGACCGGGTGCTGGTCCCGGAGATGAACATGGGTCAGCTGGCGCTGCTGATCCGCGGCAGGTACCTGGTGGACGCGCGCTCCTTCACCCAGGTGCGCGGTCTGCCGTTCAAGGCCGAGCAGCTCGCCGACGCGATCAAGGCAGAACTCGAGGAGACCGACCGTGTCTGA
- a CDS encoding bifunctional FO biosynthesis protein CofGH produces MRRALRRARDGVSVDTAEAAVLLQARGEDLRDLCATAARIRDAGLEAAGRPGVVTYSRKVFIPLTRLCRDRCHYCTFVTVPGKLRKEGSRTEGLFLSPDEVLEIARQGAELGCKEALFTLGDKPEDRWPEAREWLDAHGYDDTLAYVRAMSIRVLEETGLLPHLNPGVLGWTDFQRLKPVAPSMGMMLETTAARLWSEPGGPHHGSPDKDPAVRLRVLEDAGRSNVPFTSGILIGIGETYEERADSLFALRRVARQYHGLQEVIVQNFRAKPDTAMRGMPDAELEELAAAIAVARVVLGPAARIQAPPNLVDGEYALMVGAGIDDWGGVSPLTPDHVNPERPWPQIEQLAERTAESGFELRERLTVYPEFVRRGEPWLDPRVLRHVSALADPETGLALEGARPRGLPWQEPEDGLAEAFGRTDLHRTIDTEGRTADRRDDFDEVYGDWESLREDAQRTSAPERIGGDLREALSVAADDPTKLTDDQALALLHADGPALDALCSIADDVRKSAVGDTVTYIVTRNINFTNVCYTGCRFCAFAQRRTDADAYTLSMEQIADRAQQAWEVGAVEVCMQGGIHPDLPGTAYFDIARAVKERVPGMHVHAFSPMEVVNGATRTGLSIRDWLQRAKESGLDTIPGTAAEILDDEVRWVLTKGKLPADTWVEVVSTAHELGIRSSSTMMYGHVDQPRHWLGHLRLLAGMQERSLESTEGGGFTEFVTLPFVHTNAPVYLAGLARSGPSMRDNRAVTAMARLLLHPYIPNIQTSWVKLGEAGAAEMLRSGANDLGGTLMEETISRMAGSSYGSYKSIRDLEAIAEAAGRPIAPRTTLYGPVPEERVAAARASDGHLPELLPVLDAP; encoded by the coding sequence ATGCGACGCGCCCTCCGCCGGGCCCGGGACGGGGTGTCCGTGGACACCGCCGAGGCCGCCGTGCTGCTCCAGGCGCGCGGCGAGGACCTCCGGGACCTCTGCGCCACCGCGGCCCGGATCCGCGACGCCGGACTGGAGGCGGCCGGCCGGCCGGGTGTCGTCACCTACTCGCGCAAGGTCTTCATCCCGCTGACCCGCCTCTGCCGGGACCGCTGCCACTACTGCACCTTCGTCACCGTCCCCGGGAAGCTCCGCAAGGAGGGCTCGCGGACGGAGGGCCTCTTCCTCTCCCCGGACGAGGTGCTGGAGATCGCCCGCCAGGGCGCCGAACTCGGCTGCAAGGAGGCCCTGTTCACGCTCGGCGACAAGCCCGAGGACCGCTGGCCGGAAGCCCGCGAGTGGCTGGACGCGCACGGCTACGACGACACCCTGGCCTACGTCCGCGCGATGTCCATCCGGGTGCTTGAGGAGACCGGGCTGCTGCCGCACCTCAACCCCGGGGTGCTCGGCTGGACCGACTTCCAGCGGCTCAAGCCGGTCGCCCCCTCCATGGGGATGATGCTGGAGACCACCGCCGCCCGGCTGTGGTCCGAGCCCGGCGGCCCCCACCACGGCTCCCCGGACAAGGACCCCGCCGTCCGGCTGCGGGTGCTGGAGGACGCCGGACGCTCCAACGTCCCCTTCACCTCCGGGATCCTGATCGGGATCGGCGAGACCTACGAGGAGCGCGCGGACTCGCTCTTCGCGCTGCGCCGGGTCGCCCGGCAGTACCACGGCCTCCAGGAGGTCATCGTCCAGAACTTCCGCGCCAAGCCGGACACGGCGATGCGCGGGATGCCGGACGCCGAGCTGGAGGAGCTGGCCGCGGCGATCGCCGTCGCCCGCGTCGTCCTCGGCCCCGCCGCCCGCATCCAGGCCCCGCCGAACCTGGTCGACGGCGAGTACGCGCTGATGGTGGGCGCGGGGATCGACGACTGGGGCGGGGTCTCCCCGCTCACCCCCGACCACGTCAACCCCGAGCGCCCGTGGCCGCAGATCGAGCAGCTCGCCGAGCGCACCGCCGAGTCCGGCTTCGAGCTGCGCGAACGGCTCACCGTCTACCCCGAGTTCGTCCGCCGCGGCGAGCCCTGGCTGGACCCCCGGGTGCTCCGGCACGTCAGCGCGCTGGCCGACCCGGAGACCGGGCTCGCCCTGGAGGGCGCCCGCCCGCGGGGCCTGCCCTGGCAGGAGCCCGAGGACGGCCTCGCCGAGGCCTTCGGCCGCACCGACCTCCACCGCACCATCGACACCGAGGGCCGCACCGCCGACCGCCGGGACGACTTCGACGAGGTCTACGGCGACTGGGAGTCGCTGCGCGAGGACGCCCAGCGGACCTCCGCCCCCGAGCGGATCGGCGGCGACCTCCGCGAGGCGCTGTCCGTCGCCGCTGACGACCCGACGAAGCTGACGGACGATCAGGCGCTGGCCCTGCTGCACGCCGACGGCCCGGCCCTGGACGCTCTGTGCTCCATCGCCGACGACGTCCGCAAGTCCGCGGTCGGGGACACCGTGACGTACATCGTCACCCGGAACATCAACTTCACCAACGTCTGCTACACCGGCTGCCGCTTCTGCGCCTTCGCGCAGCGCCGCACCGACGCCGACGCCTACACCCTCTCCATGGAGCAGATCGCCGACCGGGCCCAGCAGGCCTGGGAGGTGGGCGCGGTGGAGGTCTGCATGCAGGGCGGCATCCACCCGGACCTGCCCGGCACGGCGTACTTCGACATCGCCCGCGCGGTGAAGGAGCGGGTCCCGGGGATGCACGTCCACGCCTTCTCGCCGATGGAGGTGGTGAACGGCGCCACCCGCACCGGCCTCTCCATCCGCGACTGGCTGCAGCGGGCCAAGGAGTCCGGCCTCGACACCATCCCGGGCACGGCCGCCGAGATCCTGGACGACGAGGTCCGCTGGGTGCTCACCAAGGGCAAGCTGCCCGCCGACACCTGGGTCGAGGTCGTCTCCACCGCCCACGAGCTGGGCATCCGCTCCTCCTCGACGATGATGTACGGCCACGTCGACCAGCCCAGGCACTGGCTCGGCCACCTCCGCCTCCTCGCCGGGATGCAGGAGCGCTCGCTCGAATCCACCGAGGGCGGTGGCTTCACCGAGTTCGTCACCCTGCCCTTCGTCCACACCAACGCCCCGGTGTACCTGGCCGGGCTGGCCCGCTCCGGCCCGTCCATGCGGGACAACCGCGCGGTGACCGCGATGGCCCGGCTGCTCCTCCACCCGTACATCCCCAACATCCAGACCAGCTGGGTGAAGCTGGGCGAGGCCGGCGCCGCCGAGATGCTCCGCAGCGGCGCCAACGACCTCGGCGGAACGCTGATGGAGGAGACCATCTCCCGGATGGCCGGCTCCTCCTACGGCAGCTACAAGTCCATCCGCGACCTGGAGGCGATCGCCGAGGCGGCCGGCCGGCCGATCGCCCCGCGCACCACCCTCTACGGGCCGGTCCCGGAGGAGCGCGTCGCGGCCGCCCGCGCCTCGGACGGCCACCTTCCCGAGCTGCTCCCGGTGCTCGACGCACCCTGA
- a CDS encoding ABC transporter substrate-binding protein — MPITRRAFLAASGLSAAAAALAACGSGGGASSSGTPSGQLEVFSWWTAGGEKDALNALVADFSLNNPTVRFVNRAVAGGAGTAAKAELARRLQAGSPPDTFQGQIGGALHGYVEAGQLEPVDFLYHQEGWEKTFNPQLLPMIRKGGSYYAVPVDIHHINMLWSNQKICDHLGISSSPTTIREFLDNLKTVQRSGGGIIPLATSEEWSFKHAFETLLLSVLGPDQYTALWKPGGNFGSSGVKQAISYFAELLPYCSSLDGSLTWDQATQKLGQGKACYQIMGDWAEANLKAGSLYLTPRKDYNWAPVPGTEGVFEFEADCFTLPKGAKNRDAAVAWLKECGSRRGQDDFDTVKGAIPPRASVDSTERTLYDEYQKWSLDLWRAKSTRLVGSVTHGTLVTNDWNSAIDTAVTAFLKTRQQSSFQEALAAAGKKYAFTD, encoded by the coding sequence ATGCCCATCACTCGCCGGGCCTTTCTCGCCGCCAGCGGGCTCTCCGCGGCGGCGGCCGCGCTGGCCGCCTGCGGCAGCGGCGGCGGCGCCTCGTCGTCCGGCACGCCCAGCGGGCAGCTTGAGGTCTTCTCCTGGTGGACGGCGGGCGGCGAGAAGGACGCGCTGAACGCCCTGGTCGCCGACTTCTCGCTGAACAACCCGACGGTCAGGTTCGTCAACCGGGCGGTGGCCGGCGGCGCCGGCACCGCGGCCAAGGCCGAGCTGGCCCGCCGTCTGCAGGCGGGCAGCCCGCCGGACACCTTCCAGGGGCAGATCGGCGGCGCCCTCCACGGCTATGTCGAGGCCGGCCAGCTGGAGCCGGTGGACTTCCTCTACCACCAGGAGGGCTGGGAGAAGACCTTCAACCCCCAGCTGCTGCCGATGATCCGCAAGGGCGGGTCGTACTATGCGGTTCCGGTGGATATCCACCACATCAACATGCTGTGGTCGAACCAGAAGATCTGCGACCATCTCGGCATATCCAGCTCGCCCACCACGATCCGGGAATTCCTGGACAACCTGAAGACCGTCCAGCGGTCCGGCGGCGGCATCATCCCGCTGGCCACCTCCGAGGAATGGTCGTTCAAGCACGCGTTCGAGACGCTGCTGCTGAGCGTCCTCGGGCCGGACCAGTACACCGCGCTGTGGAAGCCGGGCGGGAACTTCGGCTCCAGCGGGGTCAAGCAGGCCATCTCCTACTTCGCCGAACTGCTGCCGTACTGCAGCTCGCTGGACGGCAGCCTCACCTGGGACCAGGCCACCCAGAAGCTCGGCCAGGGCAAGGCCTGCTACCAGATCATGGGCGACTGGGCGGAGGCCAACCTCAAGGCCGGCTCGCTCTACCTGACCCCGCGCAAGGACTACAACTGGGCGCCGGTGCCCGGCACCGAGGGCGTCTTCGAGTTCGAGGCGGACTGCTTCACCCTGCCCAAGGGCGCCAAGAACCGGGACGCGGCGGTCGCCTGGCTCAAGGAGTGCGGCAGCCGGCGCGGCCAGGACGACTTCGACACCGTGAAGGGCGCGATCCCGCCCCGGGCGAGCGTCGACTCCACCGAGCGGACGCTCTACGACGAGTACCAGAAGTGGTCGCTGGACCTGTGGCGGGCCAAGTCGACCCGGCTGGTCGGCTCGGTCACCCACGGCACGCTGGTCACCAACGACTGGAACTCCGCGATCGACACCGCGGTGACGGCCTTCCTGAAGACCCGCCAGCAGTCCTCCTTCCAGGAGGCGCTGGCAGCCGCCGGGAAGAAGTACGCCTTCACCGACTGA
- a CDS encoding 2-oxoacid:ferredoxin oxidoreductase subunit beta: protein MRLVPKTDAKQTVKDFKSDQEVRWCPGCGDYAVLAAVQSFLPELGLARENICFVSGIGCSSRFPYYMNTYGMHSIHGRAPAIATGLATSRRDLSVWVVTGDGDALSIGGNHLIHALRRNVNLKILLFNNRIYGLTKGQYSPTSEQGKVTKSTPMGSLDAPFNPLSLAIGAEASFVGRTIDSDRKHLQSVLRAAAEHEGSALVEIYQNCNIFNDGAFETLKEPGTRDEALIRLEHGQPIRFGAEGAHGVFRDPATGELTTREVTPENEAEVLVHDAHAASPATAFALTRLADADTLHRTPIGVLRSVERPVYDTLMAEQLEAAVGAKGEGDLAALLTGSDTWQVG from the coding sequence CTGCGCCTGGTGCCCAAGACCGACGCCAAGCAGACCGTCAAGGACTTCAAGTCGGACCAGGAGGTCCGCTGGTGCCCCGGCTGCGGCGACTACGCCGTGCTGGCCGCCGTGCAGTCCTTCCTGCCGGAGCTGGGTCTGGCCCGGGAGAACATCTGCTTCGTCTCCGGCATCGGCTGCTCCTCCCGCTTCCCGTACTACATGAACACCTACGGGATGCACTCGATCCACGGCCGCGCGCCGGCGATCGCCACCGGCCTCGCCACCTCCCGGCGCGACCTGAGCGTATGGGTGGTCACCGGCGACGGCGACGCGCTGTCCATCGGCGGCAACCACCTCATCCACGCCCTTCGCCGCAACGTCAACCTGAAGATCCTCCTCTTCAACAACCGGATCTACGGGCTGACCAAGGGCCAGTACTCGCCGACCTCCGAGCAGGGCAAGGTGACCAAGTCGACCCCGATGGGCTCGCTGGACGCCCCCTTCAACCCCCTCTCGCTGGCGATCGGCGCCGAGGCCTCCTTCGTGGGCCGGACCATCGACTCCGACCGCAAGCACCTGCAGTCGGTGCTGCGGGCGGCGGCCGAGCACGAGGGCTCCGCCCTGGTGGAGATCTACCAGAACTGCAACATCTTCAACGACGGCGCCTTCGAGACCCTGAAGGAGCCGGGCACCCGGGACGAGGCGCTGATCCGGCTGGAGCACGGGCAGCCGATCCGCTTCGGCGCCGAGGGCGCCCACGGCGTCTTCCGCGACCCGGCCACCGGCGAGCTGACGACCCGTGAGGTCACCCCGGAGAACGAGGCCGAGGTGCTGGTCCACGACGCCCACGCGGCCAGCCCCGCCACCGCCTTCGCGCTGACCCGGCTGGCGGACGCGGACACCCTCCACCGGACGCCGATCGGGGTGCTGCGCTCGGTCGAGCGCCCGGTCTACGACACCCTGATGGCCGAGCAGCTGGAGGCGGCCGTGGGGGCCAAGGGCGAGGGCGACCTGGCCGCGCTCCTCACCGGCAGCGACACCTGGCAGGTCGGCTGA
- a CDS encoding APC family permease, with amino-acid sequence MARRTEGPAAPDAPSQPETPPGGRAPGGATAHAAENLPESLGYRIKKRLLGRPLVTEQLGEEKLSNPIALGVLASDCISSSAYGSEQMLTILVPVIGMSAFSMLMPVTFVILAVLFVLTLSYRQVVMVYTRAGGSYVVARDNFGPNVAQVAAVALLIDYIVTVAVQTAAGTDAIASLVHLLGNGYTGFDRYKLALSVVIVLVLCWGNLRGIREAGRAFAMPAYLFMGAMALVFAVSAIRLAMGDLPHADVHAAGAMTLGGHGGTGVLMGASVFIVLKSFANGGSSLTGLEAISNGVSAFRSPQGVNARKTLVAMSCILGVLVLGVSTLAFITHAIPYNSGNPTVISQEASLAFGGGWLGQAGLVFVQLATALILYTGANTSFNGFPFLASFVAEDSFLPRQLTKRGHRLAFSAGITVLTVIALGLLIGTDGRLDKLVAMYAIGVFTGFFMAGIGMFKHFWTRREARRRTAGLIVNGLAALASAAVVIIFAITKFTEGAWMVVVIFPIGVYSLIRVNRRYREEAEALAAAPADATRPTARKQLMFVLVDRVDLAVLKAIRYARSLRPAELRAVHFMVDSREAERLGAHWDEAEVGDLPLEIVQCPDRRITRALLEYIARAADTPGAQVTLLIPERTYSPILGRLLHRRTPDHIARAVGKLPNVVATIVPFDVVLPRRPAKD; translated from the coding sequence ATGGCACGTCGCACTGAAGGCCCCGCCGCCCCGGACGCCCCCTCGCAACCGGAGACGCCCCCGGGCGGACGGGCCCCCGGCGGCGCCACCGCGCACGCGGCGGAGAACCTTCCGGAGTCCCTCGGCTACCGGATCAAGAAGCGGCTGCTCGGCCGGCCCCTGGTGACCGAGCAGCTGGGCGAGGAGAAGCTCTCCAACCCGATCGCCCTCGGCGTCCTCGCCTCCGACTGCATCTCCTCCTCCGCGTACGGCTCGGAGCAGATGCTCACCATCCTGGTGCCGGTGATCGGGATGTCGGCGTTCAGCATGCTGATGCCGGTCACCTTCGTCATCCTCGCGGTGCTGTTCGTCCTCACCCTGTCCTACCGGCAGGTCGTGATGGTCTACACCCGGGCCGGCGGCTCGTACGTGGTCGCCAGGGACAACTTCGGGCCGAACGTGGCCCAGGTCGCCGCGGTGGCGCTGCTGATCGACTACATCGTCACGGTGGCGGTGCAGACCGCCGCCGGAACGGACGCCATCGCCTCGCTGGTGCACCTCCTGGGCAACGGCTACACCGGTTTCGACCGGTACAAGCTGGCGTTGTCCGTGGTGATCGTGCTGGTGCTGTGCTGGGGCAATCTGCGCGGGATCCGGGAGGCCGGCCGGGCCTTCGCCATGCCCGCGTACCTCTTCATGGGGGCGATGGCGCTGGTCTTCGCGGTCTCCGCGATCCGGCTGGCGATGGGCGACCTGCCGCACGCCGACGTCCACGCGGCGGGCGCGATGACGCTCGGCGGCCACGGCGGCACCGGGGTGCTGATGGGGGCCTCGGTCTTCATCGTGCTCAAGTCCTTCGCCAACGGCGGTTCCTCGCTGACCGGTCTGGAGGCGATCTCCAACGGCGTCAGTGCCTTCCGCAGCCCGCAGGGGGTGAACGCCCGGAAGACGCTGGTGGCGATGAGCTGCATCCTCGGCGTGCTGGTGCTCGGCGTCTCCACACTGGCCTTCATCACCCACGCCATCCCGTACAACTCCGGCAACCCGACGGTGATCTCGCAGGAGGCCAGCCTGGCCTTCGGCGGCGGCTGGCTCGGGCAGGCCGGACTGGTCTTCGTCCAGCTGGCCACCGCGCTGATCCTCTACACCGGCGCCAACACCTCCTTCAACGGCTTCCCGTTCCTGGCCAGCTTCGTCGCCGAGGACTCCTTCCTGCCAAGGCAGCTGACCAAGCGCGGCCACCGGCTGGCGTTCTCGGCCGGCATCACCGTCCTCACCGTGATCGCGCTGGGGCTGCTGATCGGCACCGACGGGCGGCTGGACAAGCTGGTCGCGATGTACGCGATCGGCGTCTTCACCGGCTTCTTCATGGCCGGCATCGGGATGTTCAAGCACTTCTGGACGCGGCGGGAGGCCCGGCGCCGGACGGCCGGGCTGATCGTCAACGGGCTGGCCGCGCTCGCCTCCGCGGCGGTGGTGATCATCTTCGCGATCACCAAGTTCACCGAGGGCGCCTGGATGGTCGTGGTGATCTTCCCGATCGGCGTCTACTCGCTGATCCGGGTCAACCGCCGCTATCGCGAGGAGGCCGAGGCGCTGGCCGCCGCGCCCGCCGACGCCACCCGGCCGACCGCCCGCAAGCAGCTGATGTTCGTCCTGGTCGACCGGGTCGACCTGGCCGTCCTCAAGGCCATCCGGTACGCCCGCTCGCTGCGGCCGGCCGAGCTGCGGGCGGTGCACTTCATGGTGGACAGCAGGGAGGCCGAGCGGCTGGGCGCGCACTGGGACGAGGCGGAGGTGGGCGACCTGCCGCTGGAGATCGTCCAGTGCCCGGACCGCCGGATCACCCGCGCCCTGCTGGAGTACATCGCGCGGGCCGCGGACACCCCGGGGGCGCAGGTGACCCTGCTGATCCCGGAGCGGACCTACTCGCCGATCCTCGGCCGGCTGCTGCACCGCAGGACTCCGGACCACATCGCCCGGGCCGTCGGCAAGCTGCCGAACGTGGTCGCCACCATCGTGCCGTTCGACGTGGTGCTGCCGAGGCGTCCGGCCAAGGACTGA